The following coding sequences lie in one Loxodonta africana isolate mLoxAfr1 chromosome X, mLoxAfr1.hap2, whole genome shotgun sequence genomic window:
- the RAB9B gene encoding ras-related protein Rab-9B encodes MSGKSLLLKVILLGDGGVGKSSLMNRYVTNKFDSQAFHTIGVEFLNRDLEVDGRFVTLQIWDTAGQERFKSLRTPFYRGADCCLLTFSVDDRQSFENLGNWQKEFIYYADVKDPEHFPFVVLGNKVDKEDRQVTTEEAQAWCMENGDYPYLETSAKDDTNVTVAFEEAVRQVLAVEEQLEHCMLGHTIDLNSGSKAGSSCC; translated from the coding sequence ATGAGTGGGAAATCCCTGCTCTTAAAGGTCATTCTCTTGGGTGACGGTGGAGTTGGGAAAAGCTCCCTTATGAACCGTTATGTAACCAATAAATTTGACTCCCAAGCTTTTCACACCATAGGGGTAGAGTTTTTAAACCGTGATCTGGAGGTAGATGGACGCTTTGTAACCCTCCAGATCTGGGACACTGCAGGGCAGGAACGTTTCAAGAGCCTTAGGACGCCCTTCTACAGGGGAGCAGACTGCTGCCTCTTGACCTTCAGTGTGGATGACCGGCAGAGCTTCGAGAACCTCGGCAACTGGCAGAAAGAATTCATCTACTATGCAGATGTGAAGGACCCTGAGCACTTCCCCTTTGTAGTTCTGGGTAACAAGGTAGACAAAGAGGATAGGCAAGTGACTACTGAAGAGGCGCAAGCCTGGTGCATGGAGAATGGGGATTACCCTTATCTAGAAACAAGTGCCAAAGATGATACCAATGTGACAGTGGCCTTTGAAGAAGCCGTCAGGCAGGTGTTGGCTGTAGAGGAACAGCTGGAGCATTGCATGTTAGGCCATACCATTGACTTGAACAGTGGCTCCAAAGCAGGATCTTCATGTTGTTAA